Proteins from one Catenuloplanes atrovinosus genomic window:
- the efp gene encoding elongation factor P, with protein sequence MATTNDLKNGLVLNLDKELWSVVEFQHVKPGKGPAFVRTKLKSVLSGKVVDKTFNAGTKVETATVDKRTMQYLYQDGDEFVFMDHLDTFEQHHVPGAVVGSAADFLLPEAEVTVAFHEGAPLYVELPTSVIVEITYTEPGLQGDRSTGGNKPATVETGATVQVPLFITTGEKIKVDTRDGRYLGRA encoded by the coding sequence ATGGCCACCACCAACGACCTCAAGAACGGCCTGGTCCTCAACCTCGACAAGGAGCTGTGGTCCGTCGTCGAGTTCCAGCACGTGAAGCCCGGCAAGGGCCCGGCCTTCGTGCGCACCAAGCTGAAGAGCGTGCTCTCCGGCAAGGTCGTCGACAAGACGTTCAACGCCGGCACCAAGGTGGAGACCGCCACGGTCGACAAGCGGACCATGCAGTACCTCTACCAGGACGGCGACGAGTTCGTCTTCATGGACCACCTCGACACGTTCGAGCAGCACCACGTGCCGGGCGCGGTCGTCGGGTCCGCCGCCGACTTCCTGCTTCCCGAGGCCGAGGTCACGGTGGCGTTCCACGAGGGCGCCCCGCTCTACGTCGAGCTGCCGACCTCCGTCATCGTCGAGATCACCTACACCGAGCCGGGCCTGCAGGGCGACCGCTCGACCGGCGGGAACAAGCCCGCCACCGTGGAGACCGGCGCGACCGTCCAGGTGCCGCTGTTCATCACCACCGGTGAGAAGATCAAGGTCGACACCCGCGACGGCCGCTACCTCGGCCGCGCATAA
- the nusB gene encoding transcription antitermination factor NusB, whose amino-acid sequence MPARRKARKRALDVLYEADLRNLPPVEVLASYLERIEQPRPDHIGYTIRIVEGVAEHLDRIDELLASYAEGWTLDRMPVVDRNLARIAVYELLQADDVDDAVAITEAVELARQMSTDDSPRFLNGLLGRIAEYATR is encoded by the coding sequence ATGCCCGCGCGCCGCAAGGCGCGCAAGCGGGCGCTCGACGTCCTCTACGAGGCCGACCTCCGTAACCTGCCGCCGGTCGAGGTGCTGGCGAGCTACCTGGAGCGCATCGAGCAGCCGCGCCCCGACCACATCGGCTACACGATCCGCATCGTCGAGGGCGTCGCCGAGCACCTCGACCGGATCGACGAGCTGCTGGCCAGCTACGCCGAGGGCTGGACCCTCGACCGCATGCCGGTCGTCGACCGGAACCTGGCCCGCATCGCGGTCTACGAGCTGCTCCAGGCCGACGACGTGGACGACGCGGTCGCCATCACCGAGGCGGTCGAGCTCGCCCGCCAGATGTCGACCGACGATTCGCCCCGGTTCCTGAACGGCCTCCTCGGCCGCATCGCCGAGTACGCCACCCGCTGA